Below is a genomic region from Raphanus sativus cultivar WK10039 chromosome 4, ASM80110v3, whole genome shotgun sequence.
ggtaaaataatattttctgatgAACACATGTCAACTTGTGTTTATTTTTAGTTGAGCAtctaatgaaataaaataaaataaaataaaataaaataaataggcAAGGAAGTCGAAAAATAAACAGAATCAGAAAGCATTACAATTGACCAAAGTTACATGGCAACTAGGCAACAGATGGAAAGAAACCAAATctgtttggttcagtttggttcgGTTGAGTTAATTTTTTTCCTCTGTCAACAGTTTAGttaaattgaaaaagaaaaagaagaagaaataaaaacgAGGGACGTGTGCAGAAGCAAAGGCTAAGAACTTGCCAGCTTGCTGTCTCTTCTTCaacattataatttaaataaaaattttaaaatgtgtttttgttgGTATTCGTTGATTAAGGCTAGCTAAGCTATTGAATTCTCCTCTTTGGAAACTGTTCTTAAGACTGACCCCCCTTCATGACCatttgctttctttctttctttctttatttttccttttttcatataaaaatatttttaagggGAGAGGGGGTGTGTGATATTGTGAATTATAAACATTTGCCGTCTCTTCCTCTGCCTAATAATCCTATCTTCTCTTTAGAGCTATTCCTCTTCTCTCCGCAACCAAGCGGTACGTTCTCTTCCTCAAGTTTTGTTCTTTTCATTTCTCTCGTCCCCAGATCgattatgtcttttttttttgggttttgattttgtCATCTCTGGGTTctgttgtcttttttttctccaaacTGGATCGTAATCGGTTTCATCCATTGTAGCTTTGTATTTTGAAGGGACCGATTGTTCTAAAGTTGGCTCCTTTAGATGGGGTTTAAGGTCATCTGAATAGATCTCTATCATCTTTGTCTATTTGGATAGAAAGCTCTCTTCTTACGTTTTATTGATGATATATTTATCATCTTCTGTGATTCTGTCTTGTGGATTGCTTGTCTGAGTCTGACCAAGCGTTATCTTCAAGCTATGGTCTTTCCTTTGCCTTTACCTTGCTGTTTGCTTGATCTTGGGACTTTCTGATACTTAGCTTCTTTGGTTGTTGATTTGTCAACCTCTATAGGTGTCTAATTGATAGTTAATTCAGCTTTTGTGAAGGCAAAgttgaatcttttttttgtgtgtgtgtttgttaaTATGAATTGTGTTTTTCATCTGCTTCTAAGTGTTTCATCTAGTTAAGAACTCATGTGTCACATCTGTTATGAACTGTGTTTTACTATCTATGAGTCAGTGAGCTTTTAAGCTATTGTATGATTTTAATTTGCAATTTTCTTGTATTTACAGTTCTAGGAGCTATGTTTTAGTATGAGAGCATTTGAGTGTGTTTATGACAATCGCCCTTTGTCTCTTCTTTGTTACTGAATGATTTGACTGTCTTTGTTCTTTTTGCAGTCTCTCCGTTAGGCACATTGTGTTGAGTGGTTAAGAAAGTCTCGATGCAAGGAGAAAGGGCCAGTCTGGGCTATTTTTCAGAGGCCTTGAATTTTGAGCATGGTTCAACCTCAAGTAACGGTGCGATAGACCACTGGGAGAATATTCACGGTCTTGGTGATAACGACTTGCAGGACTACATGATTGCAAATTCTGAATCACTCGCAAACTCAGTTTATCCCACCGAGCAACATAGGTTTAGCCTCGGCGAGGAGGAGGCTAGCTCTAGTGGTGGTGGCACGAAGAACAACGAAGCTTCCAGTCATAATAACGAAATAATTGATCTAGACTCTGATTCTGAACAACCTTCTGGCGAAGACATTCAACCTGTTCAGAATGTCAACCTGAATGCAGAGTATATCGAACTCGACGAGGATGTTGATCTGGTCCAAGGGAATAACAGTGTTAGAACAGGTTCTTCTGTTGATGGGCGTCGTGCTTCCTGCAAGAGGAAGGCTATTGAAGGCAGTAGTAGTGGTCAATCTTCTCTAGGTGGTTACCACCACGGAGAAAGCAGTTCGTGGACCCCAGCTTCTACCGAGTATAGTAGGCCTGGAAATGGTCTAAACATATCTGGCTCTTCAAATTTTCTTAGTGTCAGGAGTAATCATCCCTCAGAACATCAAGAAACTGTAAACCCAGCTGCCTTTTCTGCGGGAACTATTGTCAGGCGACTACCTGTCCCTCCATCGCAGTCTAACCTATCAAGACTTGTGCCAGAAGATCCTTTGGAGTTGAGACATGGACAATCTTTAGGTAATGTCTTCTCCCGGAACCCAGACATGAGTAATATGCTACCACCGTTTCAGTGGACCGAGAGCTCACCAGCGGTTGAATCATCCAGCTCTACTGAGAGAAATCTTCATCTAGATGAAAACAGGTCAACAAGTGTTGTAGAGAATGCCTTGTTTAATCCAGCTCCTGACCTCAGGAGTGCATCCGGAAGTCTGAGtattgcatcatcatcatcatcagtttcCAGGACAGGCTCAAGCACAGGTGTTCAACAAGCACCATCTTCTAATCTAGCGTGGACGCCTCACCGGAGTTTACCGCATCACCAAAGAAGAAGATCGGAACTTGCTCATAGGTCATTGATTTCTTCCCTTTCTTCAGATGCTACAAACCAGAGATCTGGTCGTTCGTTGGCTCCTCCTCCTGCCCCTCAGGATGGGCTTGTGCTTCAGCCTGGTGGTGATAATAGCCAGATGCATAATCGAGGAGCGTATTCGAGAGCAGGTCTGTGGCTTGATAGACAAGTGGATAGTTTGGTGGGGGCTCCTCAATCTTTAAGGGCCTTGGCAGCTGCAAGCAGGGGAAGAAACAGACTTATGGTATCCCAGGTCAGTTCTTACTACCCTGATGGTTAACTTGGAGGAGGGTTTTTGTTAAGACTGACAATAAGTTTCTCTTTTGCAACAGATGCAGAATATCTTGGATGTCATGCGGAGGGATCCGAATCATAACTTGAGGCTTGAGGTTAGTTTGACttgtcttctctctctctctctctctctctgttgaaCTCAAAATAATGTGAATTTGCTTGTTTTGTCCAGGACGTTATGCTTCTAAACCAGTCAGGGATATTTGATGGGGCTGGTGGTGGTATGCATGACCGATATAGAGACATGCGGCTTGATGTAGACAACATGTCATATGAGGTAAATTCTCTTTGTCGGGTCATGTTAGATCGTTGAAACCTCATATCTCCTTTTGTGTGTTCATAAACCTTTAGGAACTGCTGGCACTAGAAGAGCGGATTGGAGATGTTTGTACGGGTGTAAACGAAGAAACCATATCAAACCGGTTGAAGCAGAGTAAATACAAAAGCAGCACAAAATCTCCACAAGATGCAGAGCCATGCTGTATTTGTCAGGTACGTGTTGCtgcaaaaaatcataataacaataaatatattatattctgtATGAATTGGTGAAACTTGGTGGTGGGTGTAGGAGGAATACACTGAGGGAGAAGACATGGGGACTTTAGAATGTGGGCATGAATTCCATAGCCAATGCATAAAAGAATGGCTGAAACAGAAGAATCTCTGCCCAATTTGCAAGACGACAGGCTTGAACACTGCCAAGAAGCGGAAAATAGGATGAATCATAGctcctttttttccttttctttttgtatttgttttctACAATTCAACTtatgaacaaaaaaatgaaaga
It encodes:
- the LOC108850065 gene encoding probable E3 ubiquitin-protein ligase RHG1A, with protein sequence MQGERASLGYFSEALNFEHGSTSSNGAIDHWENIHGLGDNDLQDYMIANSESLANSVYPTEQHRFSLGEEEASSSGGGTKNNEASSHNNEIIDLDSDSEQPSGEDIQPVQNVNLNAEYIELDEDVDLVQGNNSVRTGSSVDGRRASCKRKAIEGSSSGQSSLGGYHHGESSSWTPASTEYSRPGNGLNISGSSNFLSVRSNHPSEHQETVNPAAFSAGTIVRRLPVPPSQSNLSRLVPEDPLELRHGQSLGNVFSRNPDMSNMLPPFQWTESSPAVESSSSTERNLHLDENRSTSVVENALFNPAPDLRSASGSLSIASSSSSVSRTGSSTGVQQAPSSNLAWTPHRSLPHHQRRRSELAHRSLISSLSSDATNQRSGRSLAPPPAPQDGLVLQPGGDNSQMHNRGAYSRAGLWLDRQVDSLVGAPQSLRALAAASRGRNRLMVSQMQNILDVMRRDPNHNLRLEDVMLLNQSGIFDGAGGGMHDRYRDMRLDVDNMSYEELLALEERIGDVCTGVNEETISNRLKQSKYKSSTKSPQDAEPCCICQEEYTEGEDMGTLECGHEFHSQCIKEWLKQKNLCPICKTTGLNTAKKRKIG